TCCCCAGGGCTGTCTCACAGCAGCCTGCTGAGGCGTGGGCACCCTGAGGCGCAGGTGGGTGAGCTCCGCTGGGTGCCGGGATCCTGCCCGGCTTGGGTTACAGGACTGGTGctgggctcctcctgcagctgttgGCTCGCGCGGCGCCATGCGATGGAAACGGCCCCCCCCTTGGCTCCCCGGCCGGACGCCAgcgcctccctctccctcccggcGAGCCGCTCAGGCCTGCTCACCCCACCACACCGTTAACCCCTGTGGAGCTGAATTTGCCCCCGGCCTGCCTTGTCTGCCCCCAGCACCAGCCCTGTGCTTGCTACCTCTGCACCTAGATGCGTGGCCTTTGCTCTGGCAAAAAAATTGCACCGGGTTATAATTTTAAGCAAAGTTTATGCTCACCATGGAGGGCTCTTTCCCGTCCAACACCCTCCTGCCGGGGCATGCGGGGCTCCCGCACCCGGCTGCAATTTGCTGGGCAAGCTCCACACCTGGCATGTCCCTGCCGCAGGTGCAGCTGCTCCACACGCTCCACGAGAACGGCGGGATGGCATCGCTGGGCGACCGGCTCTTCGTCACGGGGGGCCACTGGAAAGGCATGGACGGCGACTACCGGGTGGAGATGGAGGTGTACGACTGTGCCAAGGACCGCTGGACCAGGGAGggctccctgccctgcctctggctCTTCCACAGCTCTTCCTCCATCTTCATGGACACCTCAAAGTGGACAGAGGCGTTTGAGGGTGGCCACAGGTGGTAACAGAGCCCAACGCCTGTGGCTTGAATGAGCTCATCCACCATTTGGGAAGGGAAGGATTGGTCCGGGGCTATTTTGTGGGTTGGTTTTGCTATACACAGGcacagcgtttctgcactgctcGGGCCAAACCCTCTTCCTAAAATCTGCAGCTCCCTGCAAGGGCCGTGAGCAGTTCGGCCTTCTTCACTGTGGATGCAAAAGCCAGGCTTGCTCTTGGGCCCATCATCCAGGAGGGGTGAAGTCTCAAATACCCAATTAAATGCAGTTAACGACggctccaggctctgctcccCTCTGGAGCAGGGCAGTCAACAAGCCCATCTCCCCGGAGGGCAGCGCGGCAGCCTTACTGTGCCATCGCCTGATGAAGCCAAGCTCTCCCGTCGCTCTCACCTCTCTCCCGTCTCTTCCAGACATGAAACAGGGTGCTTAAGGGGGAGTCAGGCTTTTCCTTAAAAACACCCTTTGGTTTGgttactgttctttttttaagtttgtttccccccccccctccaaaacccCAAAGCCTTTAGGGTATTTACAAGGGGAACATCCCTCAAAGTTTGGCCTGTAACACCAGAACCCAGAAAATGACATTTCTTCTCAGGTGGCTGCTCTGCCACCTGAGCAGCCCCATCCCCAATTGCTTTGCTATTCAGAATCTGGAAAAATGAGGATGACTGGGGCAAATTTTCGGACACCCAGTGATGTGTTTGGTGCCTAGTCAAGCTCTGGTTTGCGGGGACTGAATGGTCAGACCCAGTCTGGCTCCCCGAGGCAGGAGATAAACAGCTCTCGCCTGCTCTGCCGTGGCCCATGCGTGTCAGGTATCCGCTGCGGTGGGCCACCATGGGGCACTCAGTCCGGTTTGCTCTCGCACGTGCGGGAGCGACCCCCAACAGCAAGGCCTCCCCACGGTGGGGGAGCATGCCCGGCACCCCCGCAGCATGAGCTCACAGCTTGGGTGCTCCTTCCCCAGCTCACCGGCCTCGGTGCTCCCACGCTTGGACCGGGCAGCTGCTGGAGCGACCCCGCGGGTCATCCCACCCCGGGAGCCGGTGTTGCTGGGGGAAAGCCCAGGGATGGGGTGAGCACAAGGCAACGCTCCCCCAGCAGCGTGTCCAGCCTCCCGAGCCTGACCCGCAGGATTGCGCAGCTCTACAAGGATTGTCTTTTTCATTAAGCTGCTCTGTATGattcttttctgtatgtttttggaAGTCATTAAACACCCACAAGAAGGCGTTGCGCATCCTGCCCGCGCGCCGTGCTTTGCTCGGAGCCCGACTGCGGGTCCATTGCGAGTCctggagcagaagaggcagcaaaCCACCGATCCGGCTGCCCTCCACGGGCCGTTCGGGATTTCACACACAAAACTCTCCTTCCTCGGCTATTTCTTTCCTAAGCTAAAGGATCCTGCCCATTCCCGGCGGGAACGGCTGGGCCGGCGCGgtgccgcccgcggggccggggccggggccaggaccGGGGCCAGgaccggggccgggcgcgccgcggggccgcccctgccctgcccgcccctgccctcccctgcccgcccctgcccgcccctgcggcggcggcggcggcggggccggagcgggatgcgggatgcggcgccgtcgccgccgcctGGCCGGGCTCTGCCTGGCGCTGCtctgcgccgctgccgccgcctgccTGGGGGAGGCAGCGGCCCCCCGGTCGCCgccggccgcctccgccgccgccggggcagcagggGCCAAGCGGGCCGGCGGCGTCGACCCCCGCGACGCCTGGACGCTGCTGGTGAAGCGCTCCGACAGCGCGGGCAGCGGCAAGGCGCGGGACAGGGGCAAGGGCAAGAGAGGCCAGGTAcacccggccccggggcgccccatGGCCCCGCTTGCCACCCCATGGCTGGTTTGCTCCGCTTGCAGGCAATATCACCCGAAACCGCATCTTCTCTTGTGGTTTCCAGGTTGGCCTAGGCGCTCGCGGTCCCCAAGGCCCCCCTGGGGCACAAATGACAGCGGAAGAACTGCTGAGGGAACTCCAGCGCCTGCTCAAAGGTACCAATAAAGCCCGGCGGCCCCATCCGGGCACCCGCCTGGGCTGGGGAGGCTGCTCGCGGGCTGCGGCGAGGGGGGCCCTGAAGGAGCCTGAGGGGGAGGTAATCTGGCCCACgtgtgcaggaaggaaaagccacGGGGGGCCTGGAGAAGGGCATATGGTGGGTTATGTGAGCGAGAGGAAGAACGGGGCAGCAGGCCAGTCTGTGCCAGCGAGGACCAGACACCGCAGGAGCGGGGTGGCCGAGCATGGAGTTATCTTTCACTGGGATACCCGGCTAGGAAATTGAGGAAACTTTCAGCAGAGACCTGAAGGAACTGTGTGTTTGAACAGAAATAAATACAACTGCCTAAACGTGCATCAGGACAGACTTTGCACGTGTAGGCACATGCTTGGGGCAGGTCATCAGAGGGGGGTTGTTTGTGTGAGCGTGGCAGGGGATAGCCGAAAAATTTGGAAATCAAGCCCTGGCATTCATCCTGGGCAGCGCTGCGGGAGttgtcacctcctgctcttcAAAACAGCTGTGAAAAGCCCTTCTGCTGTATCGGGCACAGGCCTGGCAGAGCACCCAGCTGAGCCTGGCCCACAGCAGACCCCATGGTTCGGCCCTGGGGGATGCTGCCATCATACTGGAGTCAGCAGTGACAGTGAAGTGGCTCCAGGCAAACCCTAGGTGGACTAAGGATTCCTAAACCCAAGTCTACGGTTGGGTTTTGGTTCAGGCACAGCGAAGGAGGGGCAGCAGATGAGCATGAAGGCCTGCGAAGGGTGTGAAGAAGACAAGGCAAGCGGTGAAGACAGCGTCCTGGCCTTTGTCCCCAGCCCGTTGGCAAGGAACGGGCCTCATCATCGCGTGGAAGCAGCCTTCCACTGCCGGACGCGTAGAAACATCTCTGTGGAGCAGAGGtcgctgcaggagctgcagatcTACTACATAGTAAGTGACAGAGGAAACGCAGGAGGCTGAGCTCAGCCCTCACACCGGTGTTTTTCTTGTCCTACCACTGCCTGATCTTAAGAGGGAGGAAAAGTAGTCCCTGTAAGTGACTGTAAAGTGCATTCTTGCTCCAAGCCCTCGGGGTGCAAGGCCTCAGCTTTTCAGTCTAGCTCGAGGTCACAGCAAGTTTTATGGAGCTGCGGCTGAAGGGCTTGCTTGTCAGGTGGGCTCCAGCTCTGCCACGGGCTCTTGAAGGGTGCTGTGatatgcctgcaggcagggcatCCTCCTGGACAAGGTGGTAACCAGCCACTGCAGCCCAAAGGAAGGTCcccataaaaaggaaaaaaatgagcagGTACCATGTAGAGCCAAGGCAGCTCAGCATGACAACAGGAGCACAGAGCCACGGTTAAATAGCAACATCCAGGTCAGGAGGGCACAGCTAAGGTGTGTCAGGATGCCATTGGAGAactgggattttttatttttattactattttgttttgccttttctgttctttctgctcCTGGGGTCACGAAAGGAGAAGTTCTATGCTGAGGGGATTACAAGCAAAAACACCTAGCCCAAAAAAATTGCCGTTACTTGTCCTTTCACAAGCAAGGAGCCAAAGCAGAGAGGTGAGGAAAAATGCCCAAGGCCTCTCTGGAGAGCAGGGCCTGCTTCCACCAGGGATGGGCATTTGAAGGTCAATCAAGGTGAAGcacaaacagaggaagaaaaacacaatAGTGGTCAGGTAGATTGAACAGCTGGAGAACGAGCAGAATTATTTGGGGGTTGTGCCAGGCTGTTCCCTCAGGGATGGTTTTACCCTATGCTAAAGGAGGTGGTTTTAGCCTGTTAAAAGCTTAGCCTAGAAAaagccctgctctgcagagccTGCGTGGTCCAGGTGCGGGCACAGCAGCACCCCTTCCCTGCACGTTTCCCTCTCGCAGAACTGGGGAACCAGCCCAAGGAAGCTCGTGCTGGTTTAGCCTCCGCCGTGCCAGGGGATCCTCTGGCAGCCCGCAGCAGAGGGCACTAAGGCGATGCCGGCAGCCTCTCCTGTTGCGGTTAACAGCGCCCGTGGCTTCAGCCACTTCTTGTGGCATCTAAATCGTCGTTCCCTAACACGCGAGCCTTTCTCTGTCGCCAGCCTGAGCGGGAAGGGATGTTCCACCGCGGCCTGGGGTTGAACCTGACTAGCGGCCAGTACACAGCACCCGTCACAGGCTACTACACCTTCACAGCCACCCTGCATATCGGTGAGCTCCCGGCCCCCCCTGCACCGCCTTCCCCTTGCTCCCCTGCGGGAGGGGACGAACTTGCGGCCGGGGAGGTTCGGACTCCGCTCATGCGCCTCTCTGTTGCAGTGCACAAAGACCACCAGAGAAAGGGGCAGCAGTGCGCTCGAAATCGCCTGCGGGTGCTGATCTGCGTGCAGTCCCTCTGCCAGCACGACAGGTAAGGGGGCCACAGCCCCTCCGGCGCCCAGGGCAGATCGGGGGAGAGCGAGCCCACGGTCTCTCCAGCCCACCAGGCAGATCAGGAGAGGGTCTGCAAGGCAAACCTGAGCAGCTCTGGTGGTGCCGCACCTGGCTTGGGCAGAGCACTCTCTGCCTGTTTTCAGGCACACACCTTGCCTGCCAGCACAACCTGCTGCAAGGTTGCCAGAAAGGCAACAACAGTTCCCGGTACCTGCTTACGCGCCTGAAAGAGAGATCACCCCGCAGCCAGGGAGGGGACCGAGGCCACCATCCCCAGGCGGAAGGGGATCCCCAGTACTCTTCACAGCAGTGCTCTCACTTTTCCGCAGCTCTCTGGAGACGGTGTCCCGGCTGGAGAGCAGTGGCGACCTCTTCACCGTCTCTGTCAACGGAGTCCTGTACCTGCAGGTAAGTGGTGCTGGGTGAGCGGGCCAAGTGCCTCCTGGGACTCGCAGGGCAGCAGCAAAGTGCCACTGTCGCCTGGGCCCTGCCGCATGGCAGCAGAGGGCTGGGAAGCGGGCAGCCAGGTGCCCTCTGCATCTCCCTGCTCTGGGGCCGTGCAGCCCCAGAGCGCCGGTGCTCAGGTCTGAGCTCAAAGGAGGCTCTTGGCTTGAGCTGCTCCAAGACCCTTGGCAGGAGTCAGACAGAGGCAGCACAGGGGTCTGCCAGGACATCCGTGATCCCCAACGCTATGCCACGTACTGTGGCTAGGATTCCCTGCTGGCCTCTGCTTCCTTTTCCCAGCAGCAAGGGGCATGAGCTGCTTTCAGGAGGGAGATCTCTCCTTTGCCCAGCCAGACCGTGCACAGTGCCAGGAGGAAGGACCCGTCCCCGTCTTATTaaaccttctccttccctttcaggctgGGCAGTACGCCTCCGTTTTCGTAGACAACATTGCACGCTCTCCCCTCACCGTTCAAAGCGGCTCAGATTTCAGTGCTGTTCTGCTGGGGGTGTGAAAAGGCTCAGGGCACTGCACATGGATCCAAGCCTCTCCACCAGGACCAACCAGACCCTTCCATctgccaacagcagctccatctcCCCTTCTCACCACCAGGCCCAGGAAAAACCTTCCACTACGGCAGGAGCGGGAGGCTGGCCAGATCCTACCACAGGACCCAGCCCTCTGAAGCCAGAAGAAAGTCGgtgaggaaaggaaaaataaataaataaaccccccAAACTCACAATGAACTAAAGGAGTTCACTTTAATCTAAAGGCTAGGGCTGGAAGGTTATCTTGAAAAGCAATGCTGATGACTCCTACAGTGGGCTAGTTTTCCTGCAGGGATCTGCTCCCCCCACTCCAGGCAACTGTGTTTATGATAAAGGAAGTAGAGGAAAGCCCCAAGTCCCCATTTTATCTCTTAGCAGATTTCCCTGCCCAGCTTCTCAGTAGCTGAAAACAGATTATTTGTATCACTAACTTCCCCTGTAATTTATTAGCAGTTAATATTTCCTGGCAGAAGCCAGTGTCCTCTGAAGTTAATCTTCAAAACAGAGCA
The sequence above is a segment of the Apteryx mantelli isolate bAptMan1 chromosome 9, bAptMan1.hap1, whole genome shotgun sequence genome. Coding sequences within it:
- the ERFE gene encoding erythroferrone — protein: MRRRRRRLAGLCLALLCAAAAACLGEAAAPRSPPAASAAAGAAGAKRAGGVDPRDAWTLLVKRSDSAGSGKARDRGKGKRGQVGLGARGPQGPPGAQMTAEELLRELQRLLKGTAKEGQQMSMKACEGCEEDKASGEDSVLAFVPSPLARNGPHHRVEAAFHCRTRRNISVEQRSLQELQIYYIPEREGMFHRGLGLNLTSGQYTAPVTGYYTFTATLHIVHKDHQRKGQQCARNRLRVLICVQSLCQHDSSLETVSRLESSGDLFTVSVNGVLYLQAGQYASVFVDNIARSPLTVQSGSDFSAVLLGV